One part of the Dioscorea cayenensis subsp. rotundata cultivar TDr96_F1 chromosome 2, TDr96_F1_v2_PseudoChromosome.rev07_lg8_w22 25.fasta, whole genome shotgun sequence genome encodes these proteins:
- the LOC120273305 gene encoding uncharacterized protein LOC120273305: MRGEWNGLQALICNECQYAYCVHCFAHCLQLALVASSREVKLVHQFFEKLGFIINVVTSSSKSNDELRDAQAADIVKMLAMNELELGRGLNQTCTLQRAGDTRWSSHLKSISNLIKIFNATSHVLDNISTEGRTSSQRGDADYVYTLMKSFDFVFVLHLMKKLMEITEILCQALQRESQDILNALHLVSTTKELIQNLRETGWEAFLLDLKYFCVKHDIDIPDMDATFVARKGRLNSRFNEYTLELLSLSSALDPIDGYKSFNIDYICKLAKKFYSQDFSEEEMILLRLELQHFEVDVLKNAESEDLSTISEQNGLSAVKPMTDPKAERGIRNNVPDVDYHCDGTKEPRNQPERQRKYAS; encoded by the exons ATGAGGGGTGAATGGAACGGTTTGCAAGCTTTGATTTGTAATGAATGCCAATATGCTTACTGTGTCCACTGCTTTGCACATTGTCTCCAACTTGCTCTTGTTGCATCATCTCGTGAAGTAAAGCTTGTCCATCAATTTTTTGAGAAGTTGGGGTTCATTATTAATGTTGTCACTTCTTCTAGTAAAAGTAATGATGAACTAAGGGATGCTCAAGCTGCTGACATTGTGAAAATGCTTGCTATGAATGAGTTAGAGTTGGGAAGAGGCCTTAACCAAACTTGCACATTGCAACGTGCTGGAGATACTCGTTGGAGTTCACACTTGAAATCCATCtctaatttgattaaaatatttaatgcaaCTTCCCATGTACTTGATAATATTTCTACTGAAGGCAGAACTTCTTCTCAACGTGGTGATGCTGATTATGTATATACATTAATGAagtcttttgattttgtttttgtgttgcaTCTTATGAAAAAACTTATGGAAATCACAGAAATTCTCTGTCAAGCTTTGCAGCGTGAATCACAAGATATCTTGAACGCCTTACACCTTGTCTCAACTACAAAAGAGCTAATTCAAAACCTAAGAGAAACTGGATGGGAAGCTTTTCTAttagatttaaaatatttttgtgttaagCATGATATTGACATTCCTGATATGGATGCTACTTTTGTTGCACGGAAAGGTCGA CTGAATAGCAGGTTTAATGAATATACTCTAGAGTTGCTATCTCTTAGTTCAGCTCTTGACCCAATAGATGGCTATAAGTCATTTaatattgattatatttgtAAGCTTGCGAAGAAGTTCTATTCTCAAGATTTTAGTGAGGAAGAGATGATTCTATTAAGACTGGAGTTGCAACATTTTGAAGTTGATGTTTTGAAAAATGCAGAATCAGAAGATTTATCTACTATTTCTGAA CAGAATGGGCTGTCGGCTGTAAAACCAATGACAGACCCCAAGGCCGAACGAGGTATCAGAAATAATGTTCCAGATGTTGACTATCACTGTGATGGAACAAAAGAACCAAGAAATCAACCTGAACGACAAAGGAAGTATGCAAGCTGA
- the LOC120269594 gene encoding probable alpha-1,6-mannosyltransferase MNN10, whose protein sequence is MGRRAKPIRRYQRLRHLVIFAAAVLLAVHAISVVLRHANALGRRCFPELTDRNLSPRLRIAMVSFSSEDKASLRSFKEVEEVVAGNKRAYAARMGYDLINADDLVDHSRPPAWSKIPALRSRLSSYDWIFWNDADTVVTNPAISLESVIWSVIGHADFDESPDFILTEDINGVNLGVFFIRRSKWSETFLDIWWNQTTFISFGSTKSGDNAAFKHLMDNLPPDELRQHIRISPMQCLFNSYPWFPSWKSALRLFTSPSTTWKGAYSHGDFMVHFAGIDGKQEWAEKILREMESN, encoded by the exons ATGGGACGGCGGGCGAAGCCTATACGTCGCTACCAGCGGCTCCGACACCTCGTCATCTTCGCCGCCGCTGTGCTCCTCGCCGTCCACGCCATCTCCGTGGTCCTCCGCCATGCCAACGCCCTCGGCCGCCGCTGCTTCCCTGAACTTACTGATCGAAATCTCTCACCCCGGCTCAGAATCGCGATGGTGAGCTTCTCCTCCGAGGACAAAGCCTCGCTAAGATCATTCAAGGAGGTGGAGGAGGTGGTGGCCGGGAATAAGCGGGCTTATGCTGCTCGTATGGGCTATGATCTCATCAACGCCGATGATCTCGTTGACCACTCCCGGCCGCCGGCGTGGAGTAAGATCCCCGCACTCCGATCTCGGCTTTCCTCTTACGATTGGATTTTCTGGAACGATGCG gACACGGTGGTGACGAATCCGGCGATATCTTTG GAGAGTGTGATCTGGTCGGTGATAGGACATGCTGATTTTGATGAGTCTCCGGATTTTATTCTTACTGAGGATATCAACGGAGTAAATTTAG GAGTATTCTTCATTAGAAGATCAAAGTGGAGTGAGACTTTTTTGGATATATGGTGGAACCAGACAACCTTTATAAGCTTTGGTTCAACAAAAAGTGGTGATAATGCAGCATTCAAACATCTTATGGACAACCTTCCACCTGATGAACTGAGGCAACATATCCGAATATCACCAATGCAATGCCTGTTCAATTCCTATCCATGGTTCCCTTCCTGGAAGTCTGCTTTGCGTCTCTTCACCTCTCCTTCCACCACCTGGAAAG GTGCTTATTCCCATGGGGATTTCATGGTTCATTTTGCTGGTATTGATGGAAAGCAAGAATGGGCAGAAAAGATCCTGAGAGAAATGGaatcaaattga